In Papaver somniferum cultivar HN1 chromosome 1, ASM357369v1, whole genome shotgun sequence, a genomic segment contains:
- the LOC113358992 gene encoding uncharacterized protein LOC113358992: MHVLFWNINGVSRRYDRVELYELVKEHKPDIIGLAEPRFACSPRFKRKLNIIGFSSNIIHNSNNDTVGNIWVMWSSSLPDPVVVTRRSLWQQLGLGNSQVTWLVVGDFNCVLRLEKKKGGVFTCTSVVNEFGDWLDDNGLFEAEALGSSFTWSNRPSGDRRIISKLDRVIINEALLEKYENWRMVQDSWDKPVVGSPTYVFPFKLKRLKADMKEWNKRVFGNVHIRLKQDQLRMENALRETDEDPSNVGKLNNMKSIAVELNNTRFIHIRRSSNTISELVNEVGETITNVDQMLQHVVSFYEAKFNGDYSVLDDSLFDIDHATISPEESIGLSNFFFKIFTKILATRLGTVLGNLVSEEHVAFIKGRNIHENISLASEMVNELQIKRKDGNVGLKLDITQAFDTVSWKFIMEVFRRYGFSEGWCTWILHILQSARISVLFNGSPEGFFKIDRGLRQGDPLSPLSFVLIEDVLSRNIAKFFRDRKMTHMTVIRQKSKLYYGGGSLSRRTSISNFLVMEVVSFPDRYLGVKIMPGTVRYHHISNVVEKIKEQLSGWKGKYLSFQDRVVLVTVIASYSIHNMAVYHWTKKFVHQFEVAIRNFIWTEDSSVQRSFTVAYDKICVPYEEGGLESRA; encoded by the exons ATGCATGTTCTATTCTGGAACATTAATGGAGTTTCTCGTAGGTATGATAGAGTTGAACTTTATGAGTTAGTTAAAGAACATAAACCTGATATTATTGGTTTAGCTGAGCCAAGGTTTGCTTGTTCCCCAAGATTTAAGCGTAAACTTAATATTATTGGTTTTAGTAGCAATATTATTCATAATTCAAATAACGATACAGTTGGGAATATTTGGGTCATGTGGTCTTCTAGTTTGCCTGATCCTGTAGTG GTGACGCGGAGAAGTTTATGGCAACAACTGGGTTTGGGTAATAGTCAGGTTACATGGCTAGTAGTCGGAGATTTTAATTGTGTCCTTCgtcttgaaaagaaaaaaggtGGTGTTTTTACTTGTACTTCAGTTGTTAATGAGTTTGGTGATTGGTTAGACGATAACGGGTTGTTTGAAGCTGAAGCTCTTGGCAGTAGTTTTACATGGTCTAATCGTCCGTCAGGGGATCGGAGAATTATTAGTAAACTGGATAGAGTTATTATTAATGAAGCTTTGTTGGAGAAGTATGAGAACTGGCGG ATGGTTCAAGATAGCTGGGATAAACCAGTTGTGGGTTCTCCGACCTATGTTTTTCCTTTTAAGTTGAAGCGTCTTAAGGCAGATATGAAGGAGTGGAATAAACGGGTGTTTGGTAATGTGCATATTCGGCTAAAACAAGATCAGTTGAGAATGGAGAATGCTTTACGTGAAACTGATGAGGACCCTAGTAATGTTGGTAAGCTGAATAATATGAAGAGTATAGCCGTGGAACTTAACAATACTAGATT TATTCACATTAGAAGAAGTAGTAATACTATATCAGAACTTGTGAATGAAGTTGGTGAGACGATTACGAATGTTGATCAAATGTTGCAGCATGTTGTTAGTTTTTATGAAGCTAAATTCAATGGGGATTATTCGGTGCTGGATGATTCCTTATTTGACATTGATCATGCGACTATTTCTCCTGAGGAGAGTATTG GATTAAgcaattttttcttcaagatttttACCAAAATCTTGGCAACAAGATTAGGTACTGTTTTGGGTAACTTGGTTTCTGAGGAACATGTTGCTTTTATCAAGggaagaaatattcatgaaaatattagttTGGCGTCTGAGATGGTTAATGAGCTGCAAATCAAGCGGAAAGATGGTAATGTGGGGCTAAAACTTGATATTACTCAGGCTTTTGACACTGTTAGCTGGAAGTTTATCATGGAGGTCTTTAGAAGGTATGGGTTTTCTGAAGGTTGGTGTACTTggattcttcatattcttcagtcGGCAAGGATTTCGGTTCTCTTCAACGGTAGTCCGGAGGGATTCTTCAAGATTGATAGGGGTCTTCGTCAGGGTGATCCTCTCTCACCCTTAAGTTTTGTCTTAATTGAGGATGTATTGAGCAGAAACATTGCTAAGTTTTTTAGAGATCGAAAAATGACTCACATG ACGGTTATTAGGCAAAAGAGCAAGTTGTATTATGGAGGGGGTTCTTTGTCTAGGCGAACATCTATTTCTAATTTTCTTGTTATGGAAGTTGTTTCCTTCCCAGATAGGTATTTAGGTGTTAAAATAATGCCAGGGACGGTGCGGTATCATCATATTAGTAACGtggtagagaagataaaagaGCAGCTCTCAGGTTGGAAGGGGAAATATTTATCTTTTCAAGACAGAGTAGTTCTTGTAACTGTGATAGCTAGCTACTCGATTCACAATATGGCAGTTTATCATTGGACGAAAAAATTTGTTCATCAATTTGAAGTTGCTATACGCAACTTTATTTGGACTGAAGATTCAAGTGTGCAAAGATCTTTTACAGTGGCGTATGACAAAATTTGTGTTCCGTATGAAGAGGGTGGCCTGGAATCTCGAGCATGA